The Mycetohabitans endofungorum genome contains a region encoding:
- the rpsI gene encoding 30S ribosomal protein S9 — protein MIGNWNYGTGRRKSAVARVFIKAGKGDIVVNGKPIADYFSRETSLMIVRQPLDLVNHANTFDIKVNVVGGGETGQAGAVRHGITRALIDYDATLKPTLSNAGFVTRDAREVERKKVGLHKARRRKQFSKR, from the coding sequence ATGATCGGAAATTGGAACTACGGTACCGGCCGCCGCAAGAGCGCAGTGGCTCGCGTGTTTATCAAGGCTGGCAAGGGCGACATCGTCGTCAACGGCAAGCCCATCGCCGACTACTTCTCGCGCGAGACGTCGCTGATGATCGTGCGTCAGCCACTGGATCTAGTGAACCACGCGAACACGTTCGACATCAAGGTCAACGTGGTCGGTGGCGGCGAAACTGGCCAGGCTGGCGCCGTGCGTCACGGTATCACTCGTGCGCTGATCGACTACGATGCGACGCTGAAGCCGACGTTGTCGAACGCTGGCTTCGTGACGCGCGATGCACGTGAAGTCGAGCGTAAGAAGGTAGGTTTGCACAAGGCACGTCGTCGCAAGCAGTTCTCCAAGCGCTAA
- the erpA gene encoding iron-sulfur cluster insertion protein ErpA, with protein MDAVTDTPVTEMPAPLVFTDAAADKVKQLIDEEGNPELKLRVFVQGGGCSGFQYGFTFDEEVNEDDTVMDKNGVRLLIDSMSYQYLLGAEIDYKDDLTGAQFVIKNPNATTTCGCGSSFSV; from the coding sequence ATGGACGCTGTGACCGATACCCCTGTGACCGAAATGCCGGCCCCGCTCGTCTTCACGGATGCAGCCGCCGACAAGGTCAAACAGCTGATCGATGAAGAAGGCAACCCAGAACTGAAGCTGCGCGTGTTCGTGCAAGGCGGCGGCTGCTCGGGATTTCAATACGGCTTTACGTTCGACGAGGAAGTCAACGAGGATGACACCGTGATGGACAAGAACGGCGTCCGGCTGTTGATCGACTCGATGAGCTACCAGTACCTGTTGGGCGCGGAAATCGACTACAAGGACGATTTGACCGGCGCGCAATTCGTGATCAAGAACCCGAACGCGACCACCACCTGCGGCTGCGGCTCGTCATTCTCGGTGTAA
- the rplM gene encoding 50S ribosomal protein L13 — MKTFSAKAHEVKREWYVIDATDKVLGRVASEVARRLRGKHKPEFTPHVDTGDFIIVVNAGKLKVTGNKTTDKKYYRHSGYPGGIYETTFGKMQERFPGRALEKAVKGMLPKGPLGYAMIKKLKVYADATHPHTAQQPKALEI; from the coding sequence CGCGAATGGTACGTGATTGACGCGACGGACAAGGTCCTCGGCCGTGTCGCCAGCGAAGTGGCACGCCGCCTTCGCGGCAAGCACAAGCCGGAGTTCACGCCGCACGTCGATACCGGCGATTTCATCATCGTCGTCAATGCTGGCAAGCTGAAGGTCACTGGCAACAAGACGACCGATAAGAAGTATTACCGTCACTCGGGCTATCCGGGCGGCATTTATGAAACGACTTTTGGCAAGATGCAGGAGCGTTTCCCGGGCCGTGCACTTGAGAAGGCCGTCAAGGGCATGCTGCCGAAGGGCCCGCTCGGCTACGCGATGATCAAGAAGCTGAAGGTCTACGCGGACGCGACGCACCCGCACACCGCACAACAACCGAAGGCGCTCGAGATCTAA